One window of the Salvia splendens isolate huo1 chromosome 1, SspV2, whole genome shotgun sequence genome contains the following:
- the LOC121744521 gene encoding eIF-2-alpha kinase GCN2-like: MKSSPPSAVGTSIALETILLHSSVDNKSHRNEIGINVLVCLRGGGGLLFERMEMVAELWEENIRAEFVPLRDQYEYASDHNNICLVVITDTGVFQKGSVQVRHLELKREKEIGRENLVKYLYGYSI, from the exons ATG AAATCAAGTCCACCCAGCGCAGTTGGAACAAGTATTGCACTAGAAACTATTTTGCTACACTCTTCCGTTGATAATAAATCTCATAG AAATGAAATAGGCATTAATGTTCTTGTCTGTTTGAGAGGTGGGGGCGGTTTATTGTTCGAGCGCATGGAAATGGTGGCCGAGTTGTGGGAGGAGAATATCAGG GCAGAGTTTGTCCCGTTGCGTGATCAGTACGAATATGCAAGCGACCATAATAATATATGTCTTGTTGTCATCACTGACACTGGTGTATTCCAAAAAGGTTCCGTTCAG GTCCGGCATCTAGAGctcaagagagagaaagaaattggGAGGGAAAACCTTGTAAAATATCTATATGGCTACTCAATTTAG